The following proteins are encoded in a genomic region of Actinomycetota bacterium:
- the atpD gene encoding F0F1 ATP synthase subunit beta: MDTQVWSIGQQEQEEWDRVAGEARENPRLVGRILSVIGPVVDVEFMPDALPEINYALKIRRRDIEGQRAVITAEVAQHIGHSRVRAICMQPTDGLVRGTEAINTGRSITMPVGPQVLGRVINVIGEVIDKGPRIEPADRWDIHRDAPDFKDLEPKSEMLETGIKVIDLLAPYVKGGKIGMFGGAGVGKTVVIQEMIARFAQQHGGVSMFAGVGERTREGNDLWLEMKEAEVLDKTALVFGQMDEPPGVRLRVALSALTIAEYFRDVERQDVLLFVDNVFRFTQAGSEVSTLLGRMPSAVGYQPTLAEEMGELQERITSTRGRSITSLQAVYVPADDLTDPAPHNT, encoded by the coding sequence ATGGACACCCAGGTCTGGAGCATCGGGCAGCAGGAGCAGGAAGAGTGGGACAGGGTAGCGGGCGAGGCGCGGGAGAACCCGCGTCTGGTGGGTCGGATCCTTTCCGTCATCGGTCCGGTCGTGGACGTCGAGTTCATGCCGGACGCCCTGCCGGAGATCAACTACGCGCTGAAGATCCGCCGACGTGACATCGAAGGCCAGCGCGCGGTCATCACCGCGGAGGTGGCCCAGCACATAGGCCACAGCCGCGTCCGGGCGATCTGCATGCAGCCTACAGACGGCCTGGTGCGCGGCACGGAGGCCATCAACACCGGACGCTCCATCACCATGCCCGTCGGCCCCCAGGTGCTCGGACGCGTCATCAACGTCATCGGGGAGGTCATCGACAAGGGCCCGCGGATAGAGCCGGCGGACCGCTGGGACATCCACCGCGACGCTCCGGACTTCAAGGACCTGGAGCCGAAGTCCGAGATGCTCGAGACCGGGATCAAGGTCATCGACCTGCTGGCCCCCTACGTCAAGGGCGGGAAGATCGGGATGTTCGGCGGCGCCGGCGTCGGCAAGACCGTCGTGATCCAGGAGATGATCGCGCGCTTCGCTCAGCAGCACGGCGGCGTGTCGATGTTCGCCGGAGTCGGCGAGCGCACCCGCGAGGGCAACGACCTGTGGCTGGAGATGAAGGAGGCCGAGGTCCTGGACAAGACGGCCCTTGTGTTCGGACAGATGGACGAGCCGCCCGGTGTCCGGCTGCGGGTGGCGCTGTCCGCGCTGACGATCGCCGAGTACTTCCGCGACGTGGAGCGCCAGGACGTGCTCCTTTTCGTGGACAACGTCTTCCGCTTCACGCAGGCGGGCTCCGAGGTGTCGACGCTGCTCGGCCGGATGCCCTCGGCAGTCGGCTACCAGCCGACGCTGGCCGAGGAGATGGGTGAGCTTCAGGAGCGGATCACGTCCACGCGCGGGCGGTCGATCACGTCACTGCAGGCGGTGTACGTCCCCGCCGACGACCTCACCGACCCCGCCCCGCACAACACG
- a CDS encoding F0F1 ATP synthase subunit gamma, with the protein MGAKLREVKRRIKSVQSTKKITKAMELIAASRIVRAERNVRQARPFAQKIGDVIRDLAATTERLEHPLLERHDGPVGLVVVTADRGLAGAYNANVLRLAERTRAESGGESITYAAGRKGISAFRFRKVPMEAQWSGFSESPSYADARAIAEKVMADFNEGRISSARLVYTEFTSMFTQQPVAVEVLPVSAEAVEGGREYPPVYEFEPGPREILEHLLPMYVEVKVFQALLESAASEHAARRRSMSSATENAEDLIRFYTRVANQARQAEITTEIADIVGGAEALRK; encoded by the coding sequence ATGGGCGCCAAGCTCCGGGAGGTCAAGCGGCGGATCAAGTCGGTTCAGTCGACCAAAAAGATCACCAAGGCGATGGAGCTCATCGCCGCGTCGCGGATCGTCCGGGCCGAGCGCAACGTCAGGCAGGCGCGGCCTTTCGCCCAGAAGATCGGCGACGTCATCCGTGACCTCGCCGCGACCACCGAGCGCCTGGAACACCCGCTGCTCGAACGCCACGACGGTCCCGTGGGGCTCGTGGTCGTCACCGCCGACCGGGGACTGGCGGGTGCGTACAACGCCAACGTCCTGCGGCTGGCCGAGCGCACGCGGGCGGAGTCGGGCGGGGAGTCCATCACCTACGCCGCCGGGCGCAAGGGAATCTCGGCCTTCCGGTTTAGGAAGGTCCCCATGGAGGCGCAGTGGTCGGGGTTCTCGGAATCCCCGTCCTACGCGGACGCGCGGGCCATCGCCGAGAAGGTGATGGCCGACTTCAACGAAGGACGCATCTCCAGCGCCCGCCTGGTGTACACGGAGTTCACGTCGATGTTCACGCAGCAGCCCGTCGCGGTCGAGGTCCTTCCCGTCTCGGCCGAGGCCGTCGAGGGAGGCCGGGAGTACCCGCCGGTCTACGAGTTCGAGCCCGGCCCCCGGGAGATTCTGGAGCACCTGCTGCCCATGTACGTGGAGGTGAAGGTGTTCCAGGCGCTGCTGGAGTCGGCCGCCAGCGAGCACGCGGCGCGCAGGAGGTCCATGTCCTCGGCCACCGAGAACGCAGAGGACCTGATCCGCTTCTACACGCGAGTGGCCAACCAGGCCCGGCAGGCGGAGATCACAACCGAGATCGCGGACATCGTCGGGGGCGCCGAGGCGCTCCGGAAATAG
- the atpH gene encoding ATP synthase F1 subunit delta, with product MPDTDLIRGYATALFQIAAAEDAIDRVSDELFRFSKALEQHHELRAALTDIAVPAERKLAVIDEIFGDKASPHTRNVLGFVISQGRTRELSQIVESLGSLAAEARDRVIAEVRVAQPLSDDQRPRLEEALSRATGKRVDVKVVVDPAVLGGIHAKVGDQVIDGTVRRRLQELKERLD from the coding sequence GTGCCGGACACCGATCTCATCCGCGGCTACGCCACCGCGCTCTTTCAGATCGCGGCGGCCGAGGACGCGATCGACAGGGTGTCCGACGAGCTGTTCCGGTTCTCCAAGGCGCTCGAGCAGCACCACGAGCTGAGGGCCGCGCTGACCGACATCGCCGTCCCTGCCGAGCGCAAGCTTGCGGTGATCGACGAAATCTTCGGCGACAAGGCCTCACCACATACACGCAACGTCCTCGGCTTCGTGATCTCTCAGGGCCGGACCCGGGAGCTGTCGCAGATCGTCGAGTCGCTGGGCTCCCTGGCGGCCGAGGCGCGGGACCGGGTGATCGCCGAAGTGAGGGTGGCCCAGCCGCTGTCCGACGACCAGCGGCCGAGGCTCGAGGAGGCGCTGAGCAGGGCGACCGGCAAACGTGTCGACGTCAAGGTCGTCGTCGATCCCGCCGTGCTCGGAGGGATCCACGCGAAGGTCGGCGACCAGGTGATAGACGGCACTGTGCGGCGCCGTCTCCAGGAGCTCAAGGAACGGCTCGACTGA
- the atpF gene encoding F0F1 ATP synthase subunit B: protein MNLLLLAAEEAGEGGLRVVLPLMDELIVGTFAFLVFLAVMYKLVFPNMRKALRAREDAIRGELERAEQARLDSEEQREQLRRQLADARGQADQILRDETAAAEQVRRDIIAKAEEEARQIVARARTDAEGERDRAFGDLRSQMAEISIEAARRVVERELSDPAAQRTLVDQFIASVGSGSGSDSGTGNGAGG from the coding sequence ATGAATCTGCTGCTGCTGGCCGCCGAGGAGGCCGGGGAGGGAGGTCTGCGGGTAGTTCTCCCTCTCATGGACGAGCTGATCGTGGGAACGTTCGCGTTCCTGGTCTTTCTGGCGGTCATGTACAAGCTCGTGTTCCCGAACATGCGCAAGGCGCTGCGGGCGCGCGAGGACGCCATTCGCGGGGAGCTCGAGCGGGCCGAGCAGGCACGTCTGGATTCCGAAGAGCAGCGTGAGCAGCTCAGGCGACAGCTGGCCGACGCCCGCGGACAGGCCGACCAGATCCTGCGCGACGAGACGGCCGCGGCCGAGCAGGTGCGCCGGGACATCATCGCCAAGGCCGAGGAGGAAGCCCGGCAGATCGTCGCGCGGGCCCGGACCGATGCCGAGGGCGAGCGCGACAGGGCGTTTGGGGACCTGCGCAGCCAGATGGCTGAGATCTCCATCGAGGCCGCCCGAAGGGTCGTGGAGCGCGAACTGTCGGATCCTGCGGCGCAGCGGACCCTCGTGGACCAGTTCATCGCGTCCGTCGGCTCGGGCTCGGGCTCGGACTCGGGCACGGGCAACGGAGCGGGAGGTTAG
- a CDS encoding ATP synthase F0 subunit C — protein MELLAQAANDAVSLAPVGKGLVYGLATLGPGLAIGLVFSAAIQAIARQPESAGLVRPIMFLGFALAEALALLGFVLFFLIT, from the coding sequence ATGGAACTGCTTGCACAGGCGGCCAACGACGCCGTGAGTCTCGCCCCGGTGGGCAAGGGCCTCGTCTACGGACTGGCCACGCTCGGGCCGGGGCTGGCCATCGGCCTCGTGTTCAGCGCGGCCATCCAGGCCATCGCGCGCCAGCCCGAGTCGGCGGGTCTCGTCCGGCCGATCATGTTCCTCGGGTTCGCTCTCGCCGAGGCGCTGGCGCTACTGGGCTTCGTCCTCTTCTTCCTGATCACCTAA
- the atpB gene encoding F0F1 ATP synthase subunit A — protein sequence MTPMLRVLAAEDKGFHVPTVTHLFGWEPLFSFSVAGFTFHVTTLMLVMLATTALLSVLFVSAFSRARVVPTGLQNVMEAGIGFVRENIVLPTIGPEGDKWLPYLTTLFFFVFGLNFLEVVPVIQFPVTSHMAFPALLAMITWVTYNFVGIREQGFIGYFRGMLFPPGVPKPIYLILTPVEFLSTLVFRPVTLAVRLFANMMAGHVMLTIFFLASAYFLWGSDALLLKPLAVGPIVLSIVLVGFEVFVGAIQAFIFTILTAVYIAGASHPEH from the coding sequence ATGACGCCGATGCTCCGGGTCCTGGCCGCCGAGGACAAGGGGTTCCATGTCCCGACGGTCACCCACTTGTTCGGCTGGGAGCCGTTGTTCTCGTTCAGCGTCGCGGGCTTCACGTTTCACGTGACGACCCTGATGCTCGTGATGCTCGCGACGACGGCGCTGCTGTCCGTCCTTTTCGTCTCCGCGTTCTCCAGGGCACGGGTCGTGCCCACCGGACTGCAGAACGTGATGGAGGCCGGTATCGGCTTCGTGCGGGAGAACATCGTTCTGCCGACGATCGGCCCGGAGGGCGACAAGTGGCTGCCCTATCTGACGACGCTGTTCTTCTTCGTCTTCGGGCTGAACTTTTTGGAGGTGGTGCCGGTGATCCAGTTCCCCGTCACCAGCCACATGGCCTTCCCTGCCCTGCTGGCGATGATCACCTGGGTGACCTACAACTTCGTCGGCATCCGTGAGCAGGGGTTCATCGGCTACTTCCGCGGGATGCTGTTCCCTCCGGGGGTGCCGAAGCCGATCTACCTGATCCTCACGCCGGTGGAGTTTTTGTCGACCCTGGTGTTTCGTCCAGTGACGCTGGCCGTGCGGTTGTTCGCGAACATGATGGCCGGCCACGTGATGCTGACTATCTTCTTCCTCGCCTCGGCCTACTTCTTGTGGGGGTCCGACGCCCTTCTTCTCAAGCCGCTGGCGGTCGGCCCGATCGTGCTGTCGATCGTGCTGGTCGGATTCGAGGTCTTCGTGGGCGCCATCCAGGCGTTCATCTTCACCATCCTCACGGCGGTGTACATAGCCGGCGCGAGTCATCCGGAGCACTGA
- a CDS encoding AtpZ/AtpI family protein produces the protein MSGPRQTRDTWRGLGDAWTAVSYILSGIAVWGGAGWLLDRWLSTGPVLLVIGILVGNFAGVYLVYIRTFPKEASRAS, from the coding sequence TTGTCCGGCCCCCGACAAACCCGCGATACGTGGCGGGGCCTCGGCGACGCGTGGACCGCCGTCAGCTACATCTTGAGCGGCATCGCGGTCTGGGGAGGAGCCGGCTGGTTGCTGGACCGGTGGCTGTCCACCGGGCCCGTTCTGTTGGTGATCGGCATCCTCGTCGGCAACTTCGCCGGTGTCTACCTGGTCTATATCCGCACCTTTCCGAAAGAGGCTTCCCGTGCGAGTTGA
- a CDS encoding MraY family glycosyltransferase, which translates to MPGLAGGPPLHLYLLVGLVAAAVSYLVTPAVCALSRHIGAIDVPTDRKVHLAPTPTLGGIAVYAAFVAACLFAAAFPSFREAFRFSELVGLVVGGIVPLALGIADDRRELSPPAKLAGQVFAAGILFLSGIRMTYFWLPGIGVLSVSQDVSAILTILWIVFLMNAVNFIDGLDGLCAGLTAIAAGSLFVYFTRLPTEFLGSAPIAPLVCVALVGACIGFLRYNFNPARIFLGDSGAMPLGYLLAGATISVIGTFNGPGSAGGRVALPMVFMPIVFLALPITDLVFAVVRRLATGRPIHTPDKEHIHHRLMRFGHSQREAVLVMYGWALLLAAGLVMAGVMPWGAYALAFAVAGGTVGLLTFAPRLRAPRQARGQVPQPAEGEVAPPPAQRV; encoded by the coding sequence ATGCCCGGGCTCGCGGGCGGCCCTCCTCTTCACCTGTACCTGCTCGTCGGACTGGTCGCCGCGGCCGTCTCGTACCTCGTCACCCCCGCCGTGTGCGCGCTGTCGAGGCACATCGGGGCCATCGACGTCCCCACGGACCGGAAGGTCCACCTCGCGCCGACCCCCACCCTCGGTGGCATCGCCGTGTACGCGGCGTTCGTGGCCGCCTGCCTGTTCGCCGCCGCCTTCCCTTCGTTCCGCGAGGCATTCCGGTTCAGCGAGCTCGTGGGCCTGGTTGTCGGAGGAATTGTGCCGCTCGCGCTCGGGATAGCAGACGACCGGCGTGAGCTGTCCCCGCCGGCGAAGCTCGCGGGACAGGTGTTCGCCGCGGGCATCCTGTTCCTCTCGGGAATCCGGATGACCTACTTCTGGCTGCCGGGCATCGGGGTGCTGTCCGTGTCGCAGGACGTCTCGGCGATTCTCACGATCCTGTGGATCGTGTTTCTCATGAACGCCGTCAACTTCATCGACGGCCTGGACGGGCTGTGCGCTGGGCTCACGGCCATAGCTGCTGGATCTCTCTTCGTGTACTTCACCCGGCTGCCGACTGAGTTCCTGGGGTCCGCCCCGATCGCTCCGCTGGTGTGCGTGGCGCTGGTCGGCGCCTGCATCGGCTTTCTGCGCTACAACTTCAACCCGGCCCGGATCTTCCTCGGCGATTCCGGGGCGATGCCCCTGGGCTACCTGCTTGCGGGGGCCACCATCTCGGTAATCGGGACGTTCAACGGCCCCGGGAGCGCGGGAGGACGAGTCGCCCTGCCCATGGTCTTCATGCCGATCGTGTTCCTCGCTCTTCCGATCACGGACCTGGTCTTCGCGGTGGTGCGCCGGCTGGCGACGGGGCGACCGATTCACACCCCGGACAAAGAGCACATCCATCACCGGCTGATGCGGTTCGGCCACTCACAGCGGGAGGCGGTCCTCGTGATGTACGGCTGGGCCCTGCTGCTGGCGGCCGGACTGGTCATGGCGGGAGTGATGCCGTGGGGCGCCTACGCGCTGGCTTTCGCAGTAGCCGGGGGAACGGTGGGGCTGCTGACCTTCGCCCCGCGGCTGCGAGCGCCGCGCCAGGCCCGCGGCCAGGTCCCCCAACCGGCGGAGGGGGAGGTTGCTCCGCCTCCGGCGCAGCGGGTATAG
- the glyA gene encoding serine hydroxymethyltransferase yields MDSVQQQDPQIARILDSELGRLRSKLNLIASENLPSRAVLETLGSCLTTKYAEGYPGRRYYGGCEFVDEAELLAIERAKELFGAEHANVQPHAGAQANMAAYFAFMKPGDTLLGMNLAHGGHLTHGSPVNFSGRLYEIAAYEVEKDSELIDYDRVRDIARKAKPRMVVAGATAYPRVFDFEAFRSIADEVGAVFLCDAAHFIGLVAGGAHPSPVPHADVVTFTTHKTLRGPRGGMILSRAEHAKALDSAVFPRVQGGPLMHVVAAKAVSLREAAQPEFREYAAQVVANARELAAALAAEGLRIVSGGTDTHLVLADVTPLGLTGAEAERRLDLVGVTLNKNAIPFDTRPPAVASGIRVGTPILTTVGMKQQEMRRVAGVIGRALRDESEATATWAREEVRELTAAFPAYPGLNAVAAAAGAG; encoded by the coding sequence ATGGACTCCGTCCAGCAGCAGGACCCGCAGATCGCCAGGATCCTCGACTCAGAGCTCGGCCGCCTCCGCTCGAAGCTGAACCTGATCGCTTCGGAGAACCTTCCGTCCCGCGCGGTCCTGGAGACGCTGGGTTCCTGCTTGACCACCAAGTACGCGGAGGGATACCCCGGCCGCAGGTACTACGGCGGCTGCGAGTTCGTTGACGAAGCCGAACTGCTGGCGATCGAGCGGGCCAAGGAGCTGTTCGGCGCTGAGCACGCCAACGTGCAGCCCCACGCGGGGGCCCAGGCGAACATGGCGGCCTACTTCGCGTTCATGAAGCCGGGCGACACGCTGCTGGGGATGAACCTGGCCCACGGCGGACACCTCACCCACGGTTCACCGGTCAACTTCTCCGGCAGGCTCTACGAGATCGCCGCGTACGAAGTCGAGAAGGACTCGGAGCTGATCGACTACGACCGCGTGCGCGACATCGCCCGTAAAGCCAAGCCGCGGATGGTCGTCGCGGGCGCCACCGCCTACCCCCGGGTGTTCGACTTCGAGGCTTTCCGCAGCATCGCCGACGAAGTGGGTGCCGTTTTCCTTTGCGACGCCGCCCACTTCATCGGTCTGGTAGCCGGGGGAGCCCACCCTTCGCCCGTCCCCCACGCCGACGTGGTCACCTTCACCACGCACAAGACACTCCGCGGCCCCCGCGGGGGAATGATCCTCAGCCGCGCCGAGCACGCCAAGGCCCTGGACTCCGCGGTTTTCCCGCGGGTGCAGGGAGGTCCGCTCATGCACGTGGTGGCGGCGAAGGCGGTATCGCTGCGCGAGGCGGCCCAGCCTGAGTTCCGGGAGTACGCGGCCCAGGTGGTCGCCAACGCGCGCGAGCTCGCGGCGGCGCTGGCCGCCGAGGGACTGCGGATCGTCTCAGGTGGGACGGACACGCACCTGGTGCTCGCCGACGTGACGCCGCTGGGCCTGACGGGCGCGGAGGCCGAGCGGCGCCTGGACCTCGTAGGCGTGACTCTGAACAAAAACGCCATCCCCTTCGACACGCGGCCTCCGGCGGTCGCCTCGGGGATCCGGGTCGGAACGCCGATCCTCACCACCGTGGGGATGAAGCAGCAGGAGATGCGGCGCGTGGCCGGCGTCATCGGCCGCGCCCTGCGCGACGAATCGGAAGCGACGGCGACCTGGGCGCGCGAAGAGGTACGCGAGCTGACGGCCGCCTTTCCGGCCTACCCGGGTCTCAACGCCGTCGCCGCCGCTGCCGGCGCGGGCTGA
- a CDS encoding L-threonylcarbamoyladenylate synthase: MKAVPGESAEAGGVEEAARAMDLGGIVAFPTETVCGLGCRLDRPDAIRRLFELKGRPSDKPLQVLLSDPSLVPGVAEVPAHAALLLDRFTPGPLTLVLTSRIDVPELGAGGTIGVRIPDHPVALQLLRQSGPAAASSANLSGRPTPGSIPAVRELFGDSVDAYADGPPAPGGLDSTILDLTRDVPRVLRRGALAVADLEEALGIGVGGGGC, translated from the coding sequence GTGAAAGCCGTGCCCGGGGAGTCCGCGGAGGCCGGTGGCGTAGAAGAGGCGGCGAGGGCAATGGACCTCGGCGGGATTGTCGCGTTCCCCACCGAGACCGTGTGCGGCCTCGGGTGCCGTCTGGACCGTCCGGACGCGATCCGTCGGCTGTTCGAGCTCAAGGGCCGTCCGTCGGACAAGCCGCTCCAGGTGCTCTTGTCCGACCCGTCGTTGGTGCCGGGGGTGGCCGAGGTCCCGGCTCATGCGGCGTTGCTGCTCGACAGGTTCACCCCGGGACCGCTCACGCTCGTGCTCACCTCCAGGATCGACGTACCGGAACTCGGCGCCGGCGGCACGATCGGCGTCAGGATCCCGGACCATCCCGTGGCGCTGCAGCTGCTGCGGCAAAGCGGCCCGGCGGCCGCGTCGAGCGCGAACCTGTCCGGACGTCCCACGCCGGGATCGATCCCGGCGGTGAGGGAGCTGTTCGGTGATTCGGTGGACGCATACGCCGACGGTCCGCCGGCCCCCGGGGGACTCGACTCCACGATCCTGGACCTGACCCGGGACGTGCCCAGGGTGCTTAGACGGGGTGCGCTGGCGGTCGCGGACCTCGAGGAGGCGCTCGGAATTGGGGTCGGGGGCGGCGGGTGTTAG
- the prmC gene encoding peptide chain release factor N(5)-glutamine methyltransferase — MTRWRATTPVRARAPVPEPALSSSLGPRTASPDAGSLSAWLGWARDALRRAGIDTARPEAERLAAHALGVRWDELWARLRDPVDEPFAATLRALVSRRCSPEPLAYAIGEAAFRGLTLECGPGVLVPRPETETLVDVGLELVARVRRPVVADVGTGSGAVALAIAAARPDAVIAGTDVSHAALAYARDNRDRLGLNVAMVRGDLLGPLRAGLDLIVSNPPYVPRGRPDLLAPDVRREPPEALFAGEAGDEVLIRLVEAAPRWLTPEGALALEVGTPVQAAEVTRRLSSWQQLGVREDDWGRPRVVWARGPA, encoded by the coding sequence TTGACGCGCTGGCGCGCCACGACGCCGGTGAGGGCGCGGGCCCCGGTGCCTGAACCGGCGCTGTCATCCAGCCTCGGCCCCCGGACAGCGTCTCCGGATGCCGGGTCGCTTTCGGCATGGCTGGGGTGGGCGCGGGATGCGCTGCGGCGGGCGGGCATCGACACTGCGCGCCCGGAGGCCGAGCGGCTCGCCGCACACGCCCTCGGTGTGCGATGGGACGAGCTGTGGGCGCGGCTGCGCGACCCCGTGGACGAGCCGTTCGCGGCCACGCTGCGCGCACTGGTGTCCCGGAGGTGTTCGCCCGAGCCTTTGGCGTACGCGATCGGGGAGGCGGCATTCCGCGGGCTCACGCTCGAGTGCGGTCCGGGGGTCCTGGTTCCGCGTCCGGAGACCGAGACCCTGGTGGACGTTGGACTGGAGCTGGTCGCCCGGGTCCGGCGTCCCGTTGTGGCGGACGTGGGCACGGGATCGGGGGCGGTTGCGCTCGCCATCGCCGCCGCGAGACCGGATGCGGTCATCGCCGGCACCGACGTCAGTCACGCGGCGCTCGCCTATGCACGGGACAACCGCGACCGCCTGGGACTGAATGTCGCGATGGTTCGCGGGGACCTGCTCGGCCCCCTTCGTGCGGGGCTGGACCTGATCGTGTCGAACCCGCCGTACGTGCCGCGGGGACGTCCTGACCTGCTGGCGCCGGACGTCCGGCGTGAGCCGCCGGAGGCCCTGTTTGCCGGGGAGGCCGGCGACGAGGTGCTAATCCGGCTGGTGGAGGCCGCGCCCCGGTGGCTGACGCCCGAGGGGGCGCTGGCCCTGGAGGTCGGCACCCCCGTTCAGGCGGCGGAGGTGACCCGGCGGCTGTCGTCCTGGCAGCAGTTGGGGGTCCGCGAGGACGACTGGGGCCGTCCACGGGTCGTCTGGGCGAGGGGCCCGGCGTGA
- the prfA gene encoding peptide chain release factor 1: MEAEYNDLLARLASPEVASDHQRATEAAKQMAPLEETVRLYADYKASRDEAAEARDLLSQSADAEEQEFYRSSESEAGRTAAELEGQLLEILRPRDPRDDRSVIIEVRAGAGGDEAALFASELMRMYQRYAERRRWKTEILDVSDSPVGGIREVTFEVRGKGAYSKLKYESGVHRVQRVPATESAGRTHTSTATVAVLAEAEEVDVQISDDELKVDTYRSSGPGGQHVNTTDSAVRLTHVPSGIVVACQSERSQRQNRERAMKILHAKLQERAEAEAHAKQADARRSQVGTGDRSEKIRTYNFPQNRITDHRIGFSAHGMAQVMEGDLDSIFDALARHDAGEGAGPGA; encoded by the coding sequence ATGGAGGCCGAGTACAACGACCTCCTGGCCCGGCTCGCCTCGCCTGAGGTCGCTTCGGACCACCAGCGTGCGACGGAGGCCGCCAAGCAGATGGCCCCGCTGGAAGAGACGGTCCGGCTTTACGCGGACTACAAGGCGTCCCGGGACGAGGCCGCCGAGGCGCGAGACCTGCTTTCGCAGTCGGCCGACGCCGAGGAGCAGGAGTTCTACCGCTCCAGCGAGTCCGAAGCCGGGCGCACGGCGGCCGAGCTCGAGGGGCAGCTCCTGGAGATCCTGCGCCCACGCGACCCGCGTGACGACCGCAGCGTGATCATCGAGGTCCGCGCCGGCGCCGGCGGCGACGAAGCCGCTCTGTTCGCCTCGGAGCTGATGCGCATGTACCAGCGCTACGCGGAGCGCCGCCGGTGGAAGACCGAGATCCTGGACGTGTCGGATTCGCCGGTGGGGGGCATCCGCGAGGTGACGTTCGAGGTCCGGGGCAAAGGGGCCTACTCGAAGCTCAAGTACGAGTCCGGGGTGCACCGGGTCCAGCGGGTGCCCGCCACGGAGTCGGCCGGCCGGACGCACACCTCGACGGCGACCGTCGCGGTCCTCGCGGAGGCCGAGGAGGTTGACGTTCAGATCTCCGATGACGAGCTGAAGGTCGACACGTACCGCTCGTCGGGACCGGGCGGCCAGCACGTCAACACCACCGACTCGGCCGTCCGGCTCACGCACGTGCCGAGCGGCATCGTCGTCGCCTGCCAGTCGGAGAGGTCGCAGAGGCAGAACCGGGAGCGCGCCATGAAGATCCTGCACGCCAAGCTGCAGGAACGCGCGGAGGCCGAAGCGCACGCCAAGCAGGCCGACGCCAGGCGTTCGCAGGTGGGAACCGGGGACAGATCCGAGAAGATCCGGACCTACAACTTCCCGCAGAACCGGATCACCGACCACAGGATCGGCTTCAGCGCGCACGGCATGGCGCAGGTGATGGAGGGCGACCTCGACTCGATCTTTGACGCGCTGGCGCGCCACGACGCCGGTGAGGGCGCGGGCCCCGGTGCCTGA
- a CDS encoding DUF1385 domain-containing protein — protein MGAEKPEGSISAEAKAHSIGGQALMEGVMMRSPARWAVAVRRPEGVIHVESHPVPSAGRTYPAGVRGVVALGEAMSIGMRALSISARQSSGSDDPPSRGEIAGAMAVSFVAFIVLFVVIPALVAGRGGGDRDPLRNLAEGGLRIGILLAYILLISRMRDIRRVFQYHGAEHKVIAAREAGADATVDGVRPFSTIHVRCGTNFLFLVMMLSVGVFSVVGRDPLWWRLLSRVLLVPVVAGLAYELLRIAARRPRNPLVRLITLPGLALQRITTREPDDDQVLVALAAMRELESASGNG, from the coding sequence GTGGGCGCCGAGAAACCGGAAGGCTCGATCAGCGCGGAGGCCAAGGCCCACTCGATCGGGGGCCAGGCCCTCATGGAGGGCGTCATGATGCGCTCCCCGGCCCGGTGGGCGGTGGCGGTCCGCAGGCCTGAGGGCGTCATCCACGTGGAGAGCCATCCCGTCCCCTCGGCCGGGCGCACTTATCCCGCCGGCGTGAGGGGCGTCGTCGCGCTGGGCGAGGCAATGTCGATCGGGATGCGGGCTCTGTCCATATCGGCCCGGCAGTCGTCCGGCTCCGACGACCCGCCGTCGCGGGGCGAGATCGCGGGCGCGATGGCGGTGTCCTTTGTGGCCTTCATCGTCCTTTTCGTGGTCATCCCGGCTCTGGTCGCGGGGCGCGGGGGAGGAGACCGGGACCCCCTGCGAAACCTAGCCGAGGGGGGCCTGAGGATAGGGATCCTGCTGGCGTACATCCTGCTGATCTCCCGCATGCGCGATATCCGCAGGGTCTTCCAGTACCACGGCGCGGAGCACAAGGTGATCGCGGCCAGGGAGGCGGGCGCCGACGCGACGGTCGACGGCGTGCGCCCGTTCTCGACCATTCACGTTCGGTGCGGGACCAACTTCCTGTTTCTCGTGATGATGCTGTCCGTGGGCGTCTTCTCGGTGGTGGGGCGCGACCCGCTGTGGTGGAGGCTGCTTTCCAGGGTGCTGCTGGTTCCTGTCGTGGCCGGCCTTGCCTATGAGCTGCTGCGGATCGCGGCCCGGCGCCCGCGCAACCCCCTGGTGAGGCTGATAACGCTGCCGGGCCTGGCCCTGCAGCGGATCACGACGCGCGAGCCCGACGACGACCAGGTGCTCGTGGCGCTGGCCGCGATGAGGGAGCTCGAGTCGGCGTCGGGGAATGGCTGA